In Candidatus Saccharimonadales bacterium, one genomic interval encodes:
- a CDS encoding NAD(P)-dependent oxidoreductase — protein sequence MKVFIFDPLWTKLVDEKLEEQLAESKADLTVITDVKPLSETPELFAGNEERLLCLNPDYIGWKLTSKDYENIPNLKAILVASTAFGYIDKDTADKRGIPICNIKNFSTQAVAEWAVTMMFNLARQTPRLIKDNFPLDFDADFMKYRGVQIKGKTAGIIGLGHNGSAIAERCAGLGMDVIYWSRSSTNDSYMRVELEELFSTADVIFPAYAKNGETNALITDELLSKVKKSAIIVDIIELEDKMTEIIDMVKTGKLFGYGFEAKPAKFNNYEGNVWA from the coding sequence ATGAAAGTATTTATATTTGACCCTCTATGGACAAAGTTAGTTGATGAAAAGCTTGAGGAACAATTAGCTGAAAGCAAAGCAGACCTTACTGTTATAACTGATGTAAAACCATTGAGTGAAACGCCAGAGTTGTTCGCTGGTAATGAAGAACGCTTGCTGTGTCTTAACCCTGACTACATTGGTTGGAAGCTCACAAGTAAAGACTATGAGAATATACCTAATCTTAAAGCTATTTTAGTTGCTTCAACTGCCTTTGGATATATTGATAAAGACACTGCCGATAAGCGTGGCATACCTATTTGTAATATCAAGAACTTCTCAACTCAGGCCGTAGCAGAGTGGGCAGTTACTATGATGTTTAATCTAGCTCGGCAAACTCCCCGTTTAATTAAAGACAACTTCCCACTAGATTTTGATGCTGACTTTATGAAGTATCGAGGAGTGCAGATTAAAGGCAAAACAGCTGGCATCATTGGACTTGGACATAATGGTTCAGCAATAGCAGAGAGATGTGCTGGACTTGGTATGGACGTTATTTATTGGTCACGTTCTTCAACCAACGACAGCTATATGCGTGTTGAATTAGAAGAACTATTTTCTACTGCCGATGTTATATTCCCCGCATATGCTAAGAATGGCGAAACTAATGCACTTATTACTGATGAATTATTATCAAAGGTTAAGAAGTCTGCAATTATCGTTGACATTATCGAATTAGAAGACAAGATGACAGAAATCATAGATATGGTGAAAACAGGTAAGCTATTTGGTTATGGTTTTGAAGCTAAACCGGCAAAGTTCAATAACTACGAGGGTAACGTTTGGGC
- a CDS encoding DUF4236 domain-containing protein — protein sequence MSLRYRRSIRLAKGVKLNLTKTGVGMTVGGKGAHYSVHSSGRRTASVGMPGTGLYYQKRTSSKSRDAVTPRTTTAPQPSVHATPAQQKQANAIGSTDDALKVTSDSYALFRTQLTTLLEWRKVKRAEVTEAKSQLKTLTAHYNRRRAMVLKRFYVDAEAAMNQQAEVVASLEQELNEKSMSLSFANSPQFASTWTDCVTTFNELMGSERVWDITYSTAVNKFKDRSVANNSFNRTLIQETPEPLAYINSDVDCLALPGANNSSIYIYPTFLLIFRSYHEFGIFDLKEVRPGIHLTKFIESEGVPKDTVVVGQTWYKTNKDGTKDKRFNGNYQIPIVQYGELLFESAKGLQEFYMFSNIKAFASFSKALAAHYQVIAKTKTQATAIRS from the coding sequence ATGTCATTGCGATACCGCAGGTCAATAAGACTAGCAAAGGGAGTAAAGCTTAATCTAACTAAAACTGGTGTAGGCATGACTGTTGGCGGTAAAGGCGCACACTATTCTGTTCATAGTAGTGGACGTCGCACCGCTTCAGTGGGTATGCCAGGCACGGGACTTTACTACCAAAAGCGAACTAGTAGCAAATCACGCGATGCCGTCACACCACGCACGACCACTGCACCACAGCCGAGTGTACATGCTACACCGGCACAGCAAAAACAAGCTAATGCGATAGGAAGTACAGATGACGCGCTAAAGGTGACAAGTGATAGCTACGCACTATTTCGTACACAACTTACTACTCTGCTTGAATGGCGTAAAGTAAAACGTGCTGAGGTTACAGAGGCAAAGTCACAGCTTAAAACATTGACTGCTCACTACAATCGAAGACGCGCAATGGTGTTGAAACGATTTTATGTTGACGCAGAAGCGGCGATGAACCAGCAAGCAGAGGTAGTAGCGTCACTTGAGCAAGAACTCAATGAGAAGTCCATGAGTTTGTCTTTTGCAAATAGTCCACAATTTGCCAGCACATGGACAGACTGTGTCACTACGTTTAATGAGCTAATGGGGAGCGAACGAGTCTGGGACATCACATACTCAACTGCCGTAAACAAGTTCAAAGACCGGAGCGTTGCTAACAATAGCTTCAATCGTACTTTGATACAAGAAACTCCCGAGCCATTGGCATACATAAATAGTGATGTTGACTGCTTAGCATTACCTGGTGCCAATAATTCAAGTATCTACATTTATCCAACGTTTCTCTTAATCTTTAGGAGTTACCATGAGTTTGGCATCTTCGACTTGAAAGAGGTTCGCCCTGGAATACATTTGACCAAGTTTATCGAAAGCGAAGGAGTGCCAAAGGATACTGTTGTCGTAGGTCAAACTTGGTATAAGACCAACAAAGACGGTACCAAGGACAAACGCTTCAACGGCAACTACCAGATACCCATAGTTCAGTATGGAGAGCTGCTATTTGAGAGTGCTAAGGGACTGCAAGAGTTCTATATGTTCAGCAACATTAAGGCGTTTGCTTCATTTTCAAAGGCGCTTGCAGCACACTACCAAGTAATCGCAAAAACAAAAACTCAAGCAACGGCTATAAGAAGCTAG